Proteins from a genomic interval of Gemmatimonadota bacterium:
- a CDS encoding methyltransferase domain-containing protein, with protein sequence MAKQPNEDGERPSAATTPWQLRMYRKSLKKRQKVELITDMIGPLARQWCLLVTGGDNNGAINHQLRALGGRWAWAEMERDGIGAMEAFLEESVHAAGPEALPFPDALFERVVVIDVHEHVADVGPLNAEISRVLAPGGLAVVTTPNGNERLPVARLKRWVGMNPRDYGHVVQGYTTTQLAEMMEASGLDVVGRGAYSRFFTELAELAINFAYVKLLARRKSQPEVKEGTIAPSSEEQLRGVEKTYRAYAAVYPVVRAFSALDALVPGSGGYAVAVAARKRGLTP encoded by the coding sequence ATGGCGAAGCAACCGAACGAGGACGGGGAGAGGCCCTCCGCGGCCACCACGCCGTGGCAGTTACGCATGTACCGGAAGTCCCTGAAGAAGCGCCAGAAGGTGGAACTGATCACCGACATGATCGGCCCGCTGGCACGGCAGTGGTGCCTGCTCGTCACCGGCGGGGACAACAACGGCGCCATCAACCATCAACTGAGAGCCCTCGGCGGTCGCTGGGCCTGGGCGGAGATGGAGCGCGACGGGATCGGCGCGATGGAGGCGTTCCTGGAAGAATCCGTGCACGCCGCTGGACCAGAGGCGCTGCCATTCCCCGACGCTCTCTTCGAGCGCGTCGTGGTCATCGACGTGCACGAGCACGTCGCGGATGTGGGCCCGCTGAACGCCGAGATTTCCAGAGTGTTGGCTCCTGGCGGGCTGGCCGTCGTGACAACCCCAAACGGGAACGAGCGGCTCCCGGTGGCCCGCCTGAAGCGCTGGGTGGGCATGAACCCACGCGACTACGGACACGTCGTGCAGGGCTACACGACCACTCAGCTCGCCGAGATGATGGAGGCGTCGGGGCTCGACGTGGTGGGCCGCGGCGCCTACTCCCGCTTCTTCACCGAGTTGGCCGAACTGGCGATCAACTTCGCCTACGTGAAGCTCCTCGCGCGCCGCAAGAGTCAACCGGAGGTCAAGGAAGGCACGATCGCTCCGTCGAGCGAGGAGCAGCTACGGGGGGTGGAGAAGACCTACCGCGCCTACGCCGCGGTCTACCCGGTAGTACGCGCGTTTTCGGCTCTGGACGCGCTCGTCCCGGGGTCCGGCGGCTACGCCGTCGCGGTGGCGGCCCGCAAGCGGGGGCTGACGCCGTGA